Proteins encoded within one genomic window of Macaca fascicularis isolate 582-1 chromosome 16, T2T-MFA8v1.1:
- the COPRS gene encoding coordinator of PRMT5 and differentiation stimulator produces MDPQAARAQARRAAEPSRGPPLPSAQEAPPSPEAGFATADHSSQERETEKAMDRLARGAQSVPNDSPARGEGTHSEEEGFAMDEEDSDGELNTWELSEGTNCPPKEQPGDIFNEDWDLELKADQGNPYDADDIQESISQELKPWVCCAPQGDMIYDPSWHHPPPLIPHYSKMVFETGQFDDAED; encoded by the exons ATGGACCCTCAGGCCGCCAGGGCCCAGGCACGGCGGGCCGCGGAGCCGTCTCGGGGCCCGCCGCTGCCTAGCGCGCAGGAGGCGCCCCCCAGCCCGGAG GCTGGCTTTGCTACAGCTGACCACTCCAGTcaggagagagagactgagaaggCTATGGATCGACTAG CCCGTGGAGCACAGAGCGTCCCTAATGACAGTCCTGCCCGGGGTGAGGGCACCCATTCTGAAGAGGAAGGTTTTGCCATGGATGAGGAGGACTCTGATGGAGAACTGAATACCTGGGAGCTGTCAGAAGGGACAAACTGTCCACCCAAGGAACAGCCTGGTGATATTTTTAATGAGGACTGGGACTTGGAGTTGAAAGCAGATCAAGGGAATCCATATG ATGCTGACGACATCCAGGAGAGCATTTCTCAAGAGCTCAAACCTTGGGTGTGCTGTGCCCCACAAGGAGATATGATCTATGACCCCAGCTGGCACCATCCGCCTCCACTGATACCCCATTATTCCAAGATGGTCTTTGAAACAGGACAGTTTGACGATGCTGAAGATTGA